In a genomic window of Calditrichota bacterium:
- a CDS encoding site-2 protease family protein — protein METWVDKILFIPVLLFSIIIHECAHGVAAYRAGDPTAKMMGRITLNPIPHIDIMGSIIVPLLFLLTPTNILFGWAKPVPVNPANFRNRKRDEMIVSAAGPASNIALSLIFLVLTILTIGLFQALHLSPNFIRRYFNVMASGMLINLVLAFFNLIPIPPLDGSHILENILPPRGRVFMARLQPYGFFILLIIIMVPQLIQIAYWPVKMVWHWYMLIMGMFL, from the coding sequence ATGGAAACATGGGTTGATAAAATACTGTTTATTCCGGTGTTGCTTTTTTCGATTATTATTCACGAGTGTGCACACGGTGTGGCGGCCTATCGGGCGGGAGATCCGACCGCAAAAATGATGGGGCGAATCACGTTAAACCCCATTCCGCACATTGATATTATGGGATCGATTATTGTTCCCTTGCTGTTCCTGCTTACGCCGACAAACATCCTGTTTGGATGGGCCAAACCCGTTCCGGTAAACCCGGCCAACTTCAGAAACCGAAAACGGGATGAAATGATTGTTTCGGCGGCCGGTCCGGCGTCAAACATTGCGCTATCGCTGATTTTTCTTGTGCTTACCATCCTAACAATCGGATTATTTCAGGCCCTTCATTTGTCCCCGAATTTTATTCGGCGTTATTTTAATGTCATGGCCTCAGGGATGCTGATTAACCTCGTACTGGCCTTTTTTAATCTGATTCCAATTCCGCCTCTGGACGGGTCGCATATCCTTGAAAATATCCTTCCGCCGAGAGGACGGGTATTTATGGCCCGTCTCCAACCGTATGGCTTTTTTATCCTGTTGATTATTATCATGGTGCCGCAGCTCATTCAAATTGCCTATTGGCCCGTGAAAATGGTGTGGCATTGGTATATGCTCATTATGGGCATGTTTTTATAA
- a CDS encoding glycosyltransferase family 9 protein: MIIKLRAIGDVVLATPVIENLRRAFPHAAIHFLTESPSAPLVQNHPGIDQVIVYPRQRLENEPIFRRWFFDSRFLWKLRAEQYDLVLDLFGNPRSAIMTRLSGAPRRVGYNFRGRKAAYTRVVTNRGADVHEVEFNLDALRALQIPVVNHQPKIFVSEEDREFIRNWIGQNQLTDRLLIGLNPSGSWPAKRWPDEKFVQVGKRLRDRFSATVVVLWGPGEKETAQKITAGIGEGALLAPQTTLLQLAALCEKMTLLVSNDSGPMHISAAMGTPTLGIYGPTRSNLQGPYGEKARAVAHWQIPCLGCNRLTCPLLDCMNYLTVEEVFEEAVNLWGQIPADFR, translated from the coding sequence TTGATTATTAAACTACGGGCTATCGGGGATGTGGTTCTGGCGACTCCGGTCATTGAAAATTTGAGGAGAGCATTTCCTCATGCAGCCATTCATTTTCTGACGGAATCGCCATCGGCGCCGCTTGTGCAAAACCATCCGGGGATCGATCAGGTTATCGTTTATCCCCGGCAGCGTCTGGAAAACGAGCCGATTTTCCGGCGGTGGTTCTTTGACAGCCGTTTTCTTTGGAAGCTGCGTGCCGAACAGTACGATCTGGTTCTGGATCTGTTTGGCAATCCCCGCAGCGCCATTATGACGCGCCTGAGCGGCGCTCCCCGGCGGGTCGGGTACAATTTTAGGGGAAGAAAAGCCGCCTACACAAGGGTTGTAACCAATCGCGGGGCAGACGTTCACGAAGTGGAATTCAATCTGGATGCGCTGCGGGCTCTGCAGATTCCCGTGGTAAACCATCAACCCAAAATTTTTGTTTCTGAAGAAGATAGAGAGTTTATTCGAAATTGGATCGGGCAGAATCAATTGACCGATCGCCTTCTGATTGGACTCAATCCCTCGGGAAGCTGGCCGGCAAAACGATGGCCGGATGAGAAGTTTGTTCAGGTGGGGAAACGGTTACGGGACCGGTTCTCGGCGACAGTCGTGGTTCTTTGGGGCCCCGGGGAAAAGGAAACAGCTCAAAAAATCACAGCGGGAATTGGAGAAGGGGCGCTTCTGGCGCCGCAAACAACCCTGCTGCAATTGGCAGCTCTTTGTGAGAAAATGACTCTTCTTGTGAGCAACGATTCCGGGCCCATGCATATTTCGGCCGCCATGGGAACGCCGACACTTGGAATTTACGGCCCGACCCGTTCAAATCTACAGGGTCCTTATGGAGAAAAAGCGCGTGCCGTCGCCCATTGGCAAATTCCCTGTTTGGGTTGTAACCGCCTTACCTGCCCCTTATTGGATTGCATGAATTATTTGACGGTGGAAGAGGTGTTTGAGGAGGCGGTGAATTTATGGGGTCAAATACCTGCGGATTTTAGATGA
- a CDS encoding glycosyltransferase family 2 protein produces the protein MKTLSVTIITRNEAKNIADCIQSVSWADEIVVVDAMSTDATVDIAKSLGAIVYQRPWTNFSDQKSFALSKASQEWVLSLDADERVSPELAEEIQSLLQEATPCDGYEIPRKTFYLGRWIRHCGWYPGFQLRLFRKEKTRLTPRKVHEGFEVTGKICRLKGDILHFTAERLEDHFNKLVLYSVLEAEEKASQKTAHWFDILVHPVSAFFRKYVALKGFLDGREGFLLSAMTALGNAMLYLKIYEIQLRERGKQEPESSD, from the coding sequence ATGAAAACGCTCTCGGTCACGATTATTACCCGCAACGAGGCAAAAAATATTGCCGACTGTATTCAAAGCGTTTCCTGGGCGGATGAAATCGTTGTGGTGGATGCCATGAGTACAGATGCAACGGTGGACATCGCGAAATCGCTGGGGGCGATTGTTTACCAGAGGCCATGGACGAATTTTTCGGATCAAAAATCCTTTGCGCTTTCAAAAGCTTCACAAGAGTGGGTGTTGAGTTTGGACGCGGATGAGCGGGTATCGCCGGAACTGGCTGAGGAAATTCAATCCCTTTTGCAGGAGGCCACCCCGTGTGACGGCTATGAAATTCCCCGAAAAACCTTTTATCTGGGAAGGTGGATCCGGCACTGCGGCTGGTATCCGGGATTTCAGCTCAGGCTCTTTCGAAAAGAAAAAACCCGTCTCACCCCCAGAAAAGTGCACGAAGGGTTTGAGGTTACGGGCAAAATCTGTCGGCTTAAAGGGGATATCCTCCATTTTACGGCGGAAAGGCTGGAGGACCATTTTAATAAATTGGTGCTTTATTCGGTGCTTGAGGCGGAAGAAAAGGCCTCCCAAAAAACGGCTCATTGGTTTGATATCCTGGTCCATCCGGTATCGGCCTTCTTTCGAAAATATGTTGCTCTCAAGGGATTCTTGGACGGGCGGGAGGGATTCCTGCTTTCGGCCATGACGGCACTGGGCAATGCCATGCTCTATTTGAAAATCTATGAAATTCAATTGAGGGAGCGGGGGAAACAGGAGCCAGAAAGTAGTGATTAA